A DNA window from Bradyrhizobium sp. CCBAU 53421 contains the following coding sequences:
- a CDS encoding L,D-transpeptidase has product MRSFLIAFTSVMLFTAGAAQAKVDITIDKDNQQMTVAVDGVARYHWAVSTGIPSRETPNGSFRAFRMEEDHYSKEFDDAPMPHSIFFTKIGHAIHGTDSVNRLGTPASHGCVRLSRDNATTLYALVQKEGVLNTTVTLTGSSQVALARNPRGRNGTALARRAPQQDEQYGTAAAGDPVVLTPQPREYPAAQARADDGYIYPADGSSTDRRYPAPPSSRRAYDAQAYGQQQYYGNQGYAAAPQGYYQPRPYYQQRRDFYGNTYQD; this is encoded by the coding sequence ATGCGTTCGTTCCTCATTGCGTTCACTTCCGTGATGCTGTTCACGGCCGGCGCCGCGCAGGCCAAGGTCGATATCACCATCGACAAGGACAACCAGCAGATGACCGTCGCGGTCGACGGCGTCGCGCGGTATCATTGGGCGGTCTCGACCGGAATCCCGTCGCGCGAAACCCCGAACGGCAGCTTCCGCGCCTTCCGCATGGAAGAGGATCACTACTCCAAGGAATTCGACGACGCGCCGATGCCGCACTCGATCTTCTTCACCAAGATCGGGCACGCAATCCACGGCACCGACTCGGTGAACCGCCTCGGCACACCGGCCTCGCATGGCTGCGTGCGGCTGTCGCGCGACAATGCAACGACGCTCTACGCGCTGGTGCAGAAGGAAGGCGTGCTCAACACCACCGTGACGCTGACCGGTTCGTCCCAGGTCGCGCTGGCGCGCAATCCGCGCGGGCGCAACGGCACCGCCCTCGCCCGCCGGGCGCCGCAGCAAGACGAGCAGTACGGCACCGCCGCCGCCGGCGACCCTGTCGTGCTGACGCCGCAGCCGCGCGAATATCCGGCGGCGCAGGCCCGCGCCGACGACGGCTACATCTATCCGGCCGACGGCAGCTCGACCGACCGGCGCTATCCGGCGCCGCCGTCAAGCCGCCGCGCCTACGACGCGCAGGCCTATGGCCAGCAGCAATACTACGGCAACCAGGGCTACGCGGCGGCGCCGCAAGGCTACTATCAGCCGCGGCCGTACTACCAGCAGCGGCGCGACTTCTACGGCAACACTTATCAGGACTGA
- a CDS encoding ABC transporter ATP-binding protein — protein MSPIISVSNLSKTYGSGFKALKGINLDIVKGEIFALLGPNGAGKTTLISIICGIANPSEGRISIGGHDIIRDYRAARSMIGLVPQELHTDAFESVWATVSFSRGLFGKPKNPDHIEKVLKDLSLWDKKDNKIITLSGGMKRRVMIAKALSHEPQILFLDEPTAGVDVELRKGMWEVVRTLQASGVTIILTTHYIEEAEEMADRIGVINNGEIILIEDKATLMQKLGKKELTLQLQNKLDAIPPALAAYNLELSDDGHAVTYDYDTKGDRTGITSLLNDLRNAGIRISDLDTKQSSLEDIFVSLVRAP, from the coding sequence ATGTCGCCGATCATTTCCGTATCCAATCTCTCAAAGACCTATGGCTCCGGTTTCAAGGCGCTGAAGGGCATCAATCTTGATATCGTCAAAGGCGAGATCTTCGCGCTGCTCGGACCGAACGGCGCCGGCAAGACCACGCTGATCAGCATCATCTGCGGCATCGCCAATCCGAGCGAGGGCCGCATCTCGATCGGCGGACACGACATCATCAGGGATTATCGCGCGGCGCGGTCGATGATCGGGCTGGTTCCGCAGGAATTGCACACCGACGCCTTCGAGTCGGTGTGGGCGACCGTCAGTTTCAGCCGCGGCCTGTTCGGCAAGCCGAAGAACCCCGACCATATCGAGAAGGTGCTCAAGGACCTGTCGCTGTGGGACAAGAAGGACAACAAGATCATCACGCTGTCCGGCGGCATGAAGCGCCGCGTGATGATCGCGAAAGCGCTGTCGCACGAGCCGCAGATCCTGTTCCTCGACGAGCCGACCGCCGGCGTCGACGTCGAATTGCGCAAGGGCATGTGGGAGGTGGTCCGCACGCTGCAGGCTTCCGGCGTCACCATCATCCTGACCACGCATTACATCGAGGAAGCCGAGGAGATGGCCGACCGCATCGGCGTCATCAACAATGGCGAGATCATCCTGATCGAGGATAAGGCGACCTTGATGCAGAAGCTCGGCAAGAAGGAGCTGACGCTGCAATTGCAGAACAAGCTCGATGCCATTCCGCCTGCGCTTGCCGCCTACAATCTCGAACTGTCCGACGACGGCCACGCGGTGACCTACGATTACGACACCAAGGGCGACCGCACCGGGATCACCAGCCTGCTCAATGATCTCCGCAACGCCGGCATCCGGATCTCCGATCTCGACACGAAGCAAAGCTCCCTCGAAGACATCTTCGTCAGCCTCGTGAGGGCGCCATGA
- a CDS encoding ABC transporter permease — MNYRAIRAIYLFEMARTWRTLLQSIVSPVVSTSLYFVVFGAAIGSRITEVEGVSYGTFIVPGLVMLSVLTQSISNASFGIYFPKFAGTIYEILSAPISYFEIVIGYVGAAATKSIILGLIILATAGLFVPLHIQHPVWMLTFLVLTAVTFSLFGFIIGIWADGFEKLQMIPMLVVTPLTFLGGSFYSVNMLPSGWRTLTLFNPVVYLISGFRWSFYEIADVSVGLSLGMTAGFLIACMVIVAWIFRTGYRLKN; from the coding sequence ATGAACTACCGCGCAATCCGGGCGATCTATCTGTTCGAAATGGCGCGCACCTGGCGCACGCTGCTGCAGAGCATCGTCTCGCCCGTGGTGTCGACCTCGCTGTATTTCGTGGTGTTCGGCGCCGCGATCGGCTCGCGCATCACCGAGGTCGAGGGCGTCAGCTACGGCACCTTCATCGTGCCCGGGCTCGTGATGCTGTCGGTGCTGACCCAGAGCATCTCGAACGCCTCGTTCGGCATCTACTTCCCGAAATTCGCCGGCACGATCTACGAGATCCTGTCGGCGCCGATCTCCTATTTCGAGATCGTGATCGGTTATGTCGGCGCGGCCGCCACCAAGTCGATCATCCTCGGCCTGATCATCCTGGCGACCGCCGGACTTTTCGTGCCTCTGCATATTCAACATCCGGTGTGGATGCTGACCTTCCTGGTGCTGACGGCGGTCACCTTCAGCCTGTTCGGCTTCATCATCGGCATCTGGGCCGACGGCTTCGAGAAGCTGCAGATGATCCCGATGCTGGTGGTGACGCCGCTCACCTTCCTAGGCGGCAGCTTCTACTCGGTGAACATGCTGCCGTCGGGCTGGCGCACCCTTACGCTGTTCAACCCGGTGGTCTATCTGATCTCCGGCTTCCGCTGGAGCTTCTACGAGATCGCCGATGTCAGCGTCGGACTCAGCCTCGGCATGACCGCGGGCTTCCTGATCGCCTGCATGGTGATCGTGGCCTGGATCTTCAGGACCGGCTACCGGCTGAAGAACTGA
- a CDS encoding spermidine synthase, giving the protein MSSEPSASRNRLVLVVYTAAIFVSALLLFSVQPLFTKMVLPRLGGSPAVWSVAMVFFQSLLLGGYAYAHLLMKLNSRVVPIAVHLVLLVVALATLPLSIRSGWGEPPTSGYAVWLLGLFAVSIGLPFFALAANNPLLQAWFVRTGHPNGPDPYFLYASSNIGSFLALLSYPVLLEPMFTLRTQNLIWTGGYGLLIVLIAGCGVLLLRSPAGAGALNMQVDDADAPAPSWSRRTRWIFLAAVPSGLLIAVTAHISTDVAAAPLLWVLPLSLYLLTWVLVFQSRPLLPHKWMLLAQPLAIAGVVILLAVGGEQNLLLTLGGHQLCFFIIAMACHGELARTRPAAKYLTGFYVALSFGGMVGGLFAGLIAPFTFSWIAEYPILLALAALCRPPGGAERLPRWSAWYWPFLAVLAVALIAPSYSAGDIFNWFDDHRVWVIGAVGALSALLALALNANRWKIFATVVVALVVLRAYPSDDGRVETVRSFFGVHKIVVTPNGQYHVLMHGTTIHGAEKFKNDDGTPVTGRPEPISYYHKDGGIGQAITAMRERKGAPLKVAVIGLGSGTLTCASAPGEDWRFFEIDQSMVDTARDPRYFTYIQSCEPNLKPVIGDARLTFAKEPDGVYDLIIVDAYSSDAIPIHLATEEAMAIYKEKLAPQGAVVMHVSNRHLELASVVVGIADANDMKSWVYSEDSGRDNEYIFSTSVVVSAREEEDVGKLASSDVWTETDANEKQRVWTDDYSNVLGAVYRRLRDGEQ; this is encoded by the coding sequence ATGTCGTCTGAGCCGTCCGCCTCGCGAAACCGGCTGGTGCTGGTTGTCTACACCGCGGCGATCTTCGTCAGCGCCCTGTTGCTGTTCTCGGTGCAGCCGCTGTTCACCAAGATGGTGCTGCCGCGGCTCGGCGGCTCGCCGGCGGTGTGGTCGGTGGCGATGGTGTTCTTCCAGTCGCTGCTGCTCGGCGGCTATGCCTATGCGCATCTCCTGATGAAGCTGAACAGCCGTGTCGTGCCGATCGCGGTGCATCTGGTGCTGCTGGTCGTCGCGCTCGCGACATTGCCGCTCTCGATCAGGAGCGGCTGGGGTGAGCCGCCGACCTCGGGCTACGCGGTTTGGCTGCTCGGCCTGTTCGCGGTCTCGATCGGCCTGCCGTTCTTCGCGCTCGCCGCCAACAATCCGCTGCTGCAGGCCTGGTTCGTGCGCACCGGCCACCCCAACGGCCCCGACCCGTATTTCCTCTACGCATCCTCGAACATCGGCAGCTTCCTGGCGCTGCTGTCCTATCCGGTGCTGCTCGAGCCGATGTTCACATTGCGCACCCAGAACCTGATCTGGACCGGTGGCTATGGACTGCTGATCGTCCTGATCGCAGGCTGCGGCGTGCTGCTGTTGCGCTCGCCGGCCGGTGCCGGCGCACTCAACATGCAGGTTGACGATGCCGATGCGCCGGCGCCGTCGTGGTCGCGGCGGACGCGCTGGATTTTCCTCGCCGCGGTGCCGTCCGGCCTCCTGATCGCGGTGACGGCGCACATCTCGACCGACGTCGCGGCCGCGCCCTTGCTCTGGGTGCTGCCGCTGTCGCTGTATCTGTTGACCTGGGTGCTGGTGTTCCAGTCGCGGCCGCTGCTGCCGCACAAATGGATGCTGCTGGCACAGCCGCTGGCGATTGCCGGCGTCGTGATCCTGCTCGCGGTCGGCGGCGAGCAGAACCTGCTGCTCACGCTCGGCGGCCATCAGCTCTGCTTCTTCATCATCGCGATGGCATGCCATGGCGAGCTCGCGCGCACCCGCCCCGCGGCGAAATACCTCACCGGCTTCTACGTCGCGCTGTCGTTCGGCGGCATGGTCGGCGGCCTGTTCGCGGGGCTGATCGCGCCGTTCACCTTCTCATGGATCGCCGAGTATCCGATCCTGCTGGCGCTCGCGGCGCTGTGCCGCCCGCCCGGCGGTGCGGAACGGCTGCCGCGCTGGAGCGCCTGGTACTGGCCGTTCCTTGCGGTGCTGGCCGTGGCGCTGATCGCTCCGAGCTATTCGGCCGGCGATATCTTCAACTGGTTCGACGACCACCGGGTGTGGGTGATCGGCGCCGTCGGCGCGCTCTCGGCGCTGCTCGCGCTCGCACTGAATGCCAATCGCTGGAAGATCTTCGCCACCGTCGTCGTCGCGCTGGTGGTGCTGCGCGCCTATCCATCCGACGATGGCCGCGTCGAAACCGTGCGCAGCTTCTTCGGTGTGCACAAGATCGTGGTGACGCCGAACGGGCAGTATCACGTGCTGATGCACGGCACCACGATCCACGGCGCCGAGAAGTTCAAGAACGACGACGGCACGCCGGTGACCGGAAGGCCGGAGCCGATCAGCTACTATCACAAGGATGGCGGCATCGGGCAGGCGATCACGGCGATGCGCGAGCGCAAGGGCGCGCCGCTAAAGGTTGCGGTGATCGGGCTCGGTTCGGGGACGCTGACCTGTGCCTCGGCGCCCGGCGAGGACTGGCGATTCTTCGAGATCGACCAGTCGATGGTCGATACCGCGCGCGATCCGAGATACTTCACCTACATCCAGAGCTGCGAGCCGAACCTCAAGCCCGTGATCGGCGACGCGCGGCTGACCTTCGCCAAGGAGCCGGACGGCGTCTACGACCTCATCATTGTCGACGCCTATTCGTCGGACGCGATCCCGATCCATCTCGCGACCGAGGAGGCGATGGCGATCTACAAGGAGAAGCTGGCGCCGCAGGGCGCGGTCGTGATGCACGTCTCCAACCGGCATCTCGAACTCGCCAGCGTCGTGGTCGGCATTGCGGACGCCAACGACATGAAGAGCTGGGTCTACAGCGAGGATTCCGGCCGCGACAACGAGTACATCTTCTCGACCTCGGTGGTGGTCTCCGCGCGCGAGGAGGAAGATGTCGGCAAGCTCGCATCGTCTGACGTGTGGACCGAGACCGATGCCAACGAGAAGCAGCGGGTCTGGACCGACGATTATTCGAACGTGCTGGGCGCGGTCTACCGTCGCCTGCGCGACGGCGAACAGTAG
- a CDS encoding NAD(P)/FAD-dependent oxidoreductase, producing MSDHEYDVVIIGAGHNGLTCAAYLAMAGLRVKVVERRKVVGGAAVTEEFCPGFRNSVAAYTVSLLNPQIISDLKLAEHGLKIVERRTQNFLPAPDGSYLLTGEGRTRQSVEKLSLRDAATIGAFSAELEAIADVLRQFVLRAPPNLVEGFGISAMSEAFNALGTANILRRLSLEQQRNLLDLFTRSAGEMLDERFENDLVKALFGFDAIVGNYASPYAAGSAYVMLHHAFGEVNGKKGVWGHAIGGMGAITQAMARAACSHGVEIETDTGVREVIVEKDRATGVVLDDGGSVRAKYVVSNVNPKLLYTRLVPEGALAAEFRTRIARWQNGSGTFRMNVALSALPSFTALPGPGDHLTAGIIIAPDLGYMDRAWRDAREFGWSRAPVVEVLIPSTLDDSLSPPDQHVASLFCQHVAPQLPGGKSWDDHREEVADLMIATVDNYAPGFAGSVIGRQILSPLDLERQFGLLGGDIFHGALTLNQLFSARPMLGHADYRGPLRGLYHCGSGAHPGGGVTGAPGHNAARAVLADHRALFA from the coding sequence ATGTCAGATCACGAATATGACGTCGTCATCATCGGTGCTGGGCACAACGGCCTCACCTGCGCAGCCTATCTTGCGATGGCGGGATTGCGTGTGAAGGTCGTGGAACGCCGCAAGGTGGTCGGCGGCGCCGCCGTCACCGAAGAGTTCTGCCCGGGTTTCCGCAATTCGGTCGCCGCTTACACGGTGAGCCTGCTCAATCCACAGATCATCTCCGACCTGAAACTTGCCGAGCACGGCCTCAAGATCGTCGAGCGCCGCACGCAGAACTTTCTGCCCGCGCCCGACGGCAGTTACTTGCTGACCGGCGAAGGCCGCACCCGGCAGTCGGTCGAGAAACTCAGCCTGCGGGACGCGGCAACAATCGGCGCGTTCTCGGCGGAACTCGAAGCCATCGCCGATGTGCTGCGCCAATTCGTGCTGCGTGCGCCGCCGAACCTCGTCGAGGGCTTTGGCATCAGTGCGATGAGTGAAGCTTTCAACGCGCTAGGCACCGCCAATATCCTGCGGCGGCTGTCGCTCGAGCAGCAGCGCAATCTGCTCGACCTGTTCACCCGCTCGGCCGGCGAGATGCTCGACGAGCGTTTCGAGAACGACCTCGTCAAGGCGCTGTTCGGCTTCGACGCCATCGTCGGCAATTACGCCAGTCCCTACGCGGCCGGCTCGGCCTACGTGATGCTGCATCATGCGTTCGGCGAGGTGAACGGCAAGAAGGGTGTCTGGGGCCACGCGATCGGCGGCATGGGTGCGATTACCCAGGCGATGGCGCGCGCCGCGTGCAGCCATGGCGTCGAGATCGAAACCGACACAGGCGTCCGCGAGGTGATCGTCGAGAAGGATCGCGCCACCGGCGTCGTCCTCGACGATGGCGGGAGCGTTCGCGCCAAGTATGTCGTCTCGAACGTCAACCCGAAGCTGCTCTACACGCGTCTGGTGCCGGAGGGCGCACTCGCGGCGGAATTCCGCACGCGCATCGCGCGATGGCAGAACGGCTCGGGCACGTTCAGGATGAACGTCGCGCTGAGCGCCCTGCCCTCGTTCACCGCACTGCCCGGCCCGGGCGATCACCTCACCGCTGGAATCATCATCGCGCCGGATCTCGGCTACATGGATCGCGCCTGGCGCGATGCGCGCGAGTTCGGCTGGAGCCGCGCGCCCGTCGTCGAGGTGCTGATCCCCTCGACGCTCGACGACAGTTTGAGCCCGCCGGACCAGCACGTCGCGAGCCTGTTCTGCCAGCACGTGGCGCCGCAATTGCCCGGCGGCAAATCATGGGACGACCATCGCGAGGAGGTCGCCGACCTGATGATCGCAACCGTCGACAACTACGCCCCCGGCTTCGCGGGCAGTGTGATCGGCCGCCAGATCCTGTCGCCGCTCGACCTCGAGCGGCAATTCGGCCTGCTCGGCGGCGACATCTTTCACGGCGCGCTGACGCTGAACCAGCTGTTCTCGGCGCGTCCGATGCTCGGCCATGCCGACTACCGCGGACCGCTCCGGGGTCTCTACCATTGCGGCTCCGGCGCCCATCCCGGCGGCGGGGTCACCGGCGCCCCCGGCCACAACGCCGCGCGGGCCGTGCTCGCCGACCATCGCGCGCTGTTCGCATAG
- a CDS encoding alpha/beta hydrolase, with protein sequence MKRGIIVLCLCIVAMAGYLTTDRWAISHTTLTFHDVLRDDRNVTVEVAVRRDRQIQAMAEMIELPVAILSHGNTVRNTEYSFLTNVFASRGYLVVSIQHDLDTDAPMVTKVGEEYVGRRMQYNRGTFNIMYAIDELKKLYPNANYRALTLIGHSNGGDISMFFAKQHPDLVKKVVTLDNLRVPFITDSKIKILSFRSKDPVFKADPGVVPDEETCARLGIKVVKTEFQHNDLSDRGPDSAKSSIQAGVEQFLDEDAGASTPTMPLLAASTPASATTAPPETK encoded by the coding sequence ATGAAACGGGGCATCATTGTCCTTTGCCTGTGCATCGTCGCGATGGCCGGCTATCTCACGACGGACAGATGGGCCATCAGCCACACGACACTGACGTTCCACGACGTCCTGCGCGACGACCGCAACGTCACCGTCGAGGTCGCGGTCCGGCGCGATCGGCAAATACAGGCGATGGCCGAGATGATCGAGCTGCCGGTCGCGATCCTGAGCCACGGCAACACGGTCAGGAACACCGAGTATTCGTTCCTCACCAACGTCTTCGCGTCACGCGGCTACCTCGTGGTCAGCATCCAGCATGACCTCGACACCGATGCGCCGATGGTGACCAAGGTCGGCGAGGAATATGTCGGCCGCCGCATGCAATATAATCGCGGCACCTTCAACATCATGTATGCGATCGACGAGCTCAAGAAACTCTACCCGAACGCAAACTATCGCGCGCTGACGCTGATCGGTCACTCCAACGGCGGCGACATCTCGATGTTCTTCGCCAAGCAGCATCCCGACCTGGTCAAGAAAGTCGTGACACTGGATAATCTGCGCGTTCCCTTCATCACCGACAGCAAGATCAAGATCCTGTCGTTCCGCTCCAAGGATCCGGTGTTCAAGGCCGATCCCGGCGTCGTGCCCGACGAGGAGACCTGCGCGAGGCTCGGCATCAAGGTGGTCAAAACCGAATTCCAGCACAACGACCTCAGCGACCGCGGCCCGGACAGCGCGAAATCGTCGATCCAGGCAGGCGTGGAGCAGTTCCTCGACGAGGACGCCGGCGCGAGCACGCCGACGATGCCGTTGCTTGCGGCCTCGACGCCCGCCTCCGCGACCACGGCACCGCCGGAGACGAAATAG
- a CDS encoding TetR/AcrR family transcriptional regulator — protein MNPVISTSDRILDVAQSLVVAGGYNGFSYADISDAIGIRKASIHHHFPTKAELVSALVDRYRQATELGLKSLQERSADPADQLQSYVNFWQGCIQDASLPFCVCAMLAGEMPMLPDEVAARVRAHFETLAGWLTSVLKAGADQHLFRLGRRPNEEAQMLMASVHGAMLSARAFDDPGLFAAIVKPQIAKLLVADR, from the coding sequence ATGAACCCAGTGATTTCGACCTCGGACCGGATTCTCGATGTCGCCCAATCCCTCGTCGTGGCGGGCGGCTATAACGGGTTCAGCTATGCCGACATCTCGGATGCGATCGGTATCAGGAAGGCAAGCATCCACCACCACTTCCCGACCAAGGCCGAGCTGGTTTCGGCGCTGGTGGATCGCTACCGGCAGGCGACGGAACTGGGCCTGAAGTCGCTTCAGGAGCGGTCCGCCGATCCTGCCGACCAATTGCAGTCCTATGTGAACTTCTGGCAGGGCTGCATTCAGGACGCCTCGCTGCCGTTCTGCGTCTGCGCGATGCTAGCCGGCGAGATGCCGATGTTACCGGACGAGGTCGCCGCGCGCGTCCGCGCCCATTTCGAGACTCTTGCGGGATGGCTTACGTCGGTGCTCAAGGCTGGCGCAGATCAGCACCTGTTCCGGTTGGGCAGGCGGCCGAACGAGGAGGCCCAGATGCTGATGGCATCGGTCCATGGCGCGATGCTCTCTGCGCGCGCTTTCGACGATCCCGGACTGTTTGCCGCAATCGTCAAGCCGCAGATCGCGAAGCTGCTGGTAGCGGACCGCTAG
- a CDS encoding DUF308 domain-containing protein, giving the protein MQSRLSGQSSWLQSYYFGRAIFSIAWVAAAVLFSAQAGPAAFLLVIYPAWDAIANLADARVNGGLKANPSQALNVVVSTITAIAVMVAIGVNTYAVLAVFGVWAILAGVLQLSTGVRRWRHVGAQWAMILSGAQSALAGGYMISRSIGTVAPTILDVAPYAGFGAFYFLLSAIWLVAKAHRSVRA; this is encoded by the coding sequence ATGCAAAGCCGACTTTCCGGCCAATCCAGCTGGCTGCAATCCTACTATTTCGGGCGCGCGATCTTCTCGATCGCCTGGGTTGCCGCCGCCGTTCTTTTCAGCGCGCAAGCCGGCCCCGCCGCATTCCTGCTGGTGATCTACCCGGCATGGGACGCCATCGCCAATCTGGCCGACGCCCGGGTCAATGGCGGGCTGAAGGCCAACCCATCCCAGGCACTGAATGTCGTAGTCAGCACCATCACGGCGATCGCCGTGATGGTGGCGATCGGCGTCAATACCTATGCCGTTCTGGCGGTGTTCGGGGTTTGGGCGATCCTTGCCGGCGTGCTGCAATTGTCGACCGGCGTCAGGCGCTGGCGTCATGTTGGCGCGCAGTGGGCGATGATCCTGAGTGGTGCGCAGTCGGCACTCGCCGGCGGCTACATGATCAGCCGATCGATCGGAACCGTGGCGCCGACAATTCTCGACGTCGCTCCCTATGCGGGCTTCGGCGCATTCTATTTCCTGCTTTCGGCAATCTGGCTCGTTGCCAAAGCCCATCGCAGCGTACGTGCGTGA
- a CDS encoding OmpA family protein: MMRLSTRGLRSLDLLGLLGTLVLLATPIAPAQAQTATTRDDVIAKLNHYETDATIDVPALRQQVLERSRSRSKNEPPPQKRPPIAPDLTNLPTFNADIQFDVDTPIVLPDSYQTVGRIADALTHSSLLPYTFLIVGHIESTGRRENNVLLSQRRADAIRDILVNTFKIAPKRLQSVGLGEEQLLDLAKPNAPVNNQVQIMLVAKVADTAPPAHPAPAAAAKKPAKPAKRH, encoded by the coding sequence ATGATGCGCCTTTCGACGCGAGGCCTGCGCAGTCTTGACCTTTTGGGCCTGCTCGGCACGCTGGTCTTGCTGGCGACGCCGATTGCCCCAGCACAGGCACAGACCGCGACCACGCGCGACGACGTCATCGCCAAGCTGAATCATTACGAGACGGACGCAACGATCGACGTCCCCGCATTGCGCCAGCAAGTGCTCGAGCGATCGCGCTCGCGATCGAAGAACGAGCCGCCGCCGCAAAAGCGGCCGCCGATCGCCCCCGACCTGACCAACCTGCCGACATTCAATGCCGACATCCAGTTCGACGTCGACACGCCGATCGTGCTGCCCGACTCCTACCAGACCGTCGGGCGCATCGCCGATGCACTGACGCATTCCTCGCTGCTGCCCTACACTTTCCTGATCGTCGGTCACATCGAATCGACCGGACGGCGCGAGAACAACGTGCTGCTGAGCCAACGGCGCGCCGACGCGATCCGCGACATCCTGGTCAACACCTTCAAGATCGCGCCCAAGCGCCTGCAGTCGGTCGGGCTCGGCGAAGAGCAGTTGCTCGACCTGGCCAAACCCAACGCGCCGGTCAACAACCAGGTGCAGATCATGCTGGTCGCCAAGGTCGCCGATACCGCGCCGCCCGCGCACCCCGCCCCGGCGGCAGCCGCCAAGAAGCCGGCGAAACCGGCGAAGCGGCATTAG